One segment of Zonotrichia albicollis isolate bZonAlb1 chromosome 4, bZonAlb1.hap1, whole genome shotgun sequence DNA contains the following:
- the ATP23 gene encoding mitochondrial inner membrane protease ATP23 homolog, which translates to MGQGEADSPPAADKKGAEEEEEDFGYRLFPDRNKKPQSFLVRSLFTFHNKCQLMLRLTLETNPYARLLLEALKQSGCTVFNDRHFSCENCDGCVSGGFDAATSQIVLCQNNIRQQSHMNRVVTHELIHAFDHCRAHVDWFKNVKHLACSEIRAANLSGDCTLMNEIARFKFGLKGHHQTCVRDRAIRSILAVRKVSKETAEKAVDEVFDACFNDLEPFGRIPHSKADAKRAYRDFQNRDRYTANL; encoded by the exons atggggcagggggaggcCGATTCGCCGCCGGCGGCTGACAAGAAAggggcggaggaggaggaggaggatttcGGCTACCGACTCTTCCCGGACCGGAATAAGAAGCCGCAGAGCTTCCTGGTCCGCAGCCTCTTCACCTTCCACAACAAGTGCCAGCTGATGCTGAGGCTGACCCTGGAAACGA ATCCATATGCTCGACTTCTTCTTGAGGCTCTGAAGCAATCCGGTTG CACTGTCTTCAATGACCGGCACTTTTCTTGTGAAAACTGTGATGGCTGTGTCAGTGGAGGTTTTGATGCTGCCACATCTCAG ATTGTTCTGTGTCAGAACAACATTCGCCAACAGTCCCATATGAACCGGGTGGTCACACATGAATTGATTCATGCATTTGATCACTGCCGTGCACATGTTGACTGGTTTAAAAATGTCAAACACTTAGCATGTTCAGAG ATTCGAGCTGCTAATCTCAGTGGAGACTGTACTTTGATGAATGAAATAGCCAGGTTTAAATTTGGATTGAAAGGGCACCATCAG aCTTGTGTACGAGACAGAGCAATTCGTTCCATTCTGGCTGTTAGAAAAGTTAGCaaagaaacagcagaaaaagctgTGGATGAAGTTTTTGATGCCTGCTTCAATGATCTGGAACCTTTTGGAAGAATCCCACACAGCAAGGCAGATGCAAAACGTGCTTACAGAGACTTTCAGAACAGAGATCGCTATACTGCTAATTTGTAA
- the RPAP3 gene encoding RNA polymerase II-associated protein 3 translates to MMSTPSKAIDLQLQVKQNAEELQDFMRELESWEKDIKEVDSELRKQSGVPEENLPPIRNKAFKKKKKSKNKVPSKITSEENKKNKIKSYDYEAWGKLDVDKILEELDKEDSTHDSVSPESDSEEDGIHVDAEKALAEKEKGNKYFKQGNFDEAIKCYTRGMHSDPYNPVLPTNRASAFYRMKKFSVAESDCNLALALDKNYVKAYARRGAARFALKNLQGAKEDYEKVLELDANNFEAKNELKKIDQALSLKENSEQKEFEDAVRTGLTDEEKQRIEDQQLKQKAIAEKDLGNGYFKEGKYEAAIECYTRGIAADGTNALLPANRAMAYLKIEKYKEAEDDCTQALRLDASYSKAFARRGAARVALGKLKEAIQDFEAVLKLEPGNKQAINELTKIRNELAEKEQQTRQEYPAVLIKEAEIKNIVKMIDNPLQIKSTKPLRRIEIEEVDDDDTSDGDLPSTTLVNNWRNSVSVEATEGLDQDDLLTTVDIPKAKHLKIEEISDTSLSQLPVNVKGISSTLHPSSPASQQREKEIRRSFMSASAVPPIPTNSFQLESDFRKLKGCPENMYLYLKQIEPSLYAKLFQKSLDPDLFNQILKILHDFYIEKEKPSLILEILQRLSELKRFDMAVMFMSGSEKKITQVLFNHVNHMGLKDASVEELEKKYGIFS, encoded by the exons ATGATGAGTACACCAAGTAAAGCAATAGACCTGCAGCTGCAAGTGAAGCAAAATgctgaagagctgcaggattttATGAGAGAATTGGAGAGCTGGGAAAAAGATATTAAGGAAGTGGATTCTGAACTCAGGAAACAGAGTGGGGTCCCAGAAGAG AATTTGCCACCAATTCGAAACAAGgcttttaagaaaaagaagaaaagcaaaaataaagtcCCTTCAAAGATAACCTctgaggaaaacaagaaaaacaagatCAAGTCTTATGATTATGAAGCATGGGGAAAACTTGATGTG GATAAAATACTTGAAGAACTTGATAAAGAAGATAGTACTCATGATTCTGTATCTCCAGAATCAGACTCCGAAGAAGATGGAATTCACGTAGATGCTGAAAAGGCTCttgcagagaaggaaaag GGTAATAAATACTTTAAACAAGGAAACTTCGATGAAGCTATAAAATGCTATACTAGAGGGATGCATTCTGATCCATACAATCCAGTATTGCCCACAAACAGAGCATCAGCTTTTTATAGAATGAAAAA GTTTTCTGTTGCGGAATCTGACTGCAATTTAGCACTTGCTTTAGATAAAAATTACGTAAAGGCTTATGCGAGAAGAGGGGCCGCTCGCTTTGCTTTGAAAAATCTTCAAGGTGCTAAAGAAG ATTATGAAAAAGTTTTGGAGCTGGATGCCAACAATTTTGAAGCAAAAAATGAACTGAAGAAAATTGATCAG GCTCTGTCATTGAAAGAAAATTCAGAACAGAAAGAGTTTGAGGATGCAGTCAGAACAGGATTAACAGATGAAGAGAAGCAGCGCATTGAAGACCAGCAGCTCAAGCAGAAGGCAATTGCAGAAAAAGATCTG GGTAACGGTTATTTCAAAGAAGGAAAGTATGAGGCTGCCATAGAGTGCTACACCCGCGGTATCGCAGCAGATGGCACCAATGCACTACTGCCAGCTAACAGAGCCATGGCCTACCTAAAGATTGAGAA GTACAAAGAGGCAGAAGATGACTGCACACAAGCTCTGCGCTTAGATGCTTCCTATTCTAAAGCTTTTGCCCGAAGAGGAGCTGCCAGAGTTGCTCTTGGGAAGCTAAAGGAAGCTATTCAAG ATTTTGAAGCTGTTCTGAAGCTGGAACCTGGAAATAAGCAAGCAATAAACGAACTCACGAAAATAAGAAAT gaattagCTGAGAAAGAGCAGCAAACTCGCCAAGAATATCCTGCAGTATTGATAAAAGAAGCAGAAATCAAAAATATAGTGAAAATGATTGATAATCCATTACAGATTAAATCAACA AAGCCATTGCGAAGAATAGAGATTGAAGAAGTTGATGATGATGATACATCAGATGGTGACTTGCCCAGCACTACTTTAGTCAATAACTGGAGGAATTCAGTGAGTGTTGAAGCAACAGAAGGTCTAGATCAGGATGATCTGTTGACTACAGTTGATATTCCAAAAGCAAAGCACTTGAAAATAGAAGAAATCAGTGATACATCACTATCACA GCTGCCTGTGAATGTGAAAGGAATTTCATCAACATTGCATCCATCTTCTCCTGCAAgccagcagagagaaaaagaaatcagaagGTCATTTATGTCTGCTTCTGCAGTTCCTCCCATTCCTACAAATTCTTTCCAGCTTGAATCTGACTTCAGAAAGTTGAAAGGCTGCCCTGAAAACATGTACTTGTACCTGAAG CAAATAGAACCCTCGCTTTATGCAAAGCTGTTTCAGAAATCCTTAGATCCAGACTTGTTTAACCAGATCCTGAAAATTCTACATGACTTCTATATTGA GAAAGAGAAGCCGTCACTCATCCTTGAAATCCTCCAGAGGCTCTCTGAATTAAAAAGATTTGATATGGCAGTAATGTTTATGTCaggttcagaaaaaaaaa ttacACAGGTATTATTCAATCACGTGAACCACATGGGATTAAAAGATGCTTCTGTTGAAGAATTGGAGAAGAAATACGGCATTTTCTCTTAG